A DNA window from Alligator mississippiensis isolate rAllMis1 chromosome 11, rAllMis1, whole genome shotgun sequence contains the following coding sequences:
- the LOC132244056 gene encoding olfactory receptor 2V1-like has protein sequence MKTGNKTSSADFILLGLLSRTNVHMFPMATILLAFISALSGNALLILVIQENSSLHTPMYFFLCQLAFMDICQTLIIVPKMLADFLIPGNPISPAGCGTQIFLMLTMGVSECLLLAVMSYDRYIAICIPLQYPIIVNRNICFVLSAGVWMGALLNALIHTVFTLALPYCGSKEIDHFFCEVPALLKLSCSDTSRYEAMVFVSSVVLVLIPSSIILASYACILSRVLRMKSTRQQKALATCSSHLTVVVMFYGAAIFMYMRPSSYHSPEQDKIVALFYTIVPPVLNPLIYSLRNRDVLRALKKLIGKCRDFQQN, from the coding sequence ATGAAGACTGGGAACAAAACTTCTTCAGCAGACTTCATTTTGCTGGGACTTTTGAGCCGGACCAATGTACACATGTTCCCCATGGCCACGATCTTATTAGCCTTCATTTCTGCCTTGTCTGGGAATGCTCTTCTCATACTTGTAATCCAAGAAAATTCCTCCCTTCACACCCCAATGTATTTTTTCCTCTGCCAACTGGCCTTCATGGACATCTGTCAGACTCTGATAATTGTCCCCAAAATGTTAGCAGACTTCCTGATCCCAGGAAaccccatttctccagctggctgtgggaCTCAGATTTTCCTCATGCTGACCATGGGTGTATCAGAGTGCCTCCTCCTGGCAGTCATGTCTTATGATAGGTACATAGCGATCTGCATCCCCTTGCAGTACCCCATCATCGTGAACAGGAACATCTGCTTTGTTCTATCAGCTGGAGTCTGGATGGGAGCATTGTTAAATGCCTTGATTCACACAGTGTTTACACTGGCTCTCCCCTACTGTGGCTCAAAAGAGATTGaccacttcttctgtgaggtcccagccctgctcaaattgtcctgctctgacacctcTCGATATGAGGCTATGGTGTTCGTGAGTAGCGTTGTCCTAGTCCTCATCCCTTCTTCCATTATACTAGCCTCTTACGCTTGTATCCTCTCCAGGGTCCTGAGGATGAAGTCAACCagacagcagaaagctctggccacctgctcGTCCCACCTGACTGTGGTGGTCATGTTTTACGGGGCAGccatcttcatgtacatgagacccagCTCCTACCACTCCCCAGAGCAAGACAAGATTGTGGCTCTCTTTTACACCATTGTCCCCCCAGTACTCAAtccactcatctacagcctgagaaacagggatgtcttACGAGCCCTAAAAAAGCTGATTGGGAAATGCAGAGACTTCCAGCAAAATTGA
- the LOC132244068 gene encoding olfactory receptor 2T11-like: MKSENKTSSTDFILLGLLSQTNVHIFSMAMIFLAFIAAVSGNALLILLIQVDSSLHTPMYFFLNQLAFMDICQMLIVVPKMLADFLTPGNPISPAGCGAQVFLTLTMGISVCLLLAVMAYDRYIAICNPLQYPIRMSRNICFLLAVGVWMGASVNSLIHTVFTLTLPYCGSKAIDHFFCEVPALLKLSCSDTSRYEALVFVSSIVLVLIPSSIILASYACILSRVLRMKSTRQQKALATCSSHLTVVVMFYGAATFMYMRPSSYHSPEQDKIVALFYTIVTPVLNPLIYSLRNKDVLGALKKLIGKCRVFQQS; this comes from the coding sequence atgaagagtgAAAACAAAACTTCTTCAACAGACTTCATTCTGCTGGGACTCCTAAGCCAGACCAATGTACACATATTCTCCATGGCCATGATATTCTTAGCCTTCATCGCTGCCGTGTCTGGGAATGCTCTCCTCATACTTCTAATCCAagtggattcctcccttcacacccccatgtactttttcctgaaTCAGTTGGCCTTCATGGACATCTGTCAGATGCTGATTGTGGTCCCCAAAATgctagctgacttcctgaccccaggcaaccccatttctccagctggctgtggggctcaggttTTTCTCACACTGACAATGGGCATATCAGTGTGCCTCCTCCTGGCAGTCATGGCTTATGACAGGTACATAGCGATCTGCAACCCCTTGCAGTACCCCATCCGCATGAGCAGGAACATCTGCTTTCTTTTAGCAGTTGGGGTCTGGATGGGAGCATCAGTAAACTCCTTGATTCACACAGTGTTTACACTGACTCTTCCCTACTGTGGCTCAAAAGCGATTGaccacttcttctgtgaggtcccagccctgctcaaattGTCCTGCTCTGATACCTCTCGATATGAGGCTCTGGTGTTTGTGAGTAGCATTGTCCTGGTCCTCATCCCTTCTTCTATTATACTAGCCTCTTACGCTTGTATCCTCTCCAGGGTCCTGAGGATGAAGTCAACCagacagcagaaagctctggccacctgctcctcccacctgacTGTGGTGGTCATGTTTTACGGGGCAGCCACcttcatgtacatgagacccagCTCCTACCACTCCCCAGAGCAAGACAAGATTGTGGCTCTCTTTTACACCATTGTCACCCCAGTACTCAAtccactcatctacagcctgagaaacaaggatgTCTTAGGAGCCCTAAAAAAGCTGATTGGGAAATGCAGAGTCTTCCAGCAAAGTTGA
- the LOC132244070 gene encoding olfactory receptor 2T27-like, translating to MKSENETSSADFILLGLLSRTNVHMFSMAMILLAFIATLSGNALLILLIQVDSSLHTPMYFFLSQLASVDICQTLIVVPKMAADFLTPGNPTSPAGCGAQIFLTLTMGGAECLLLAVMAYDRYVAICNPLQYPLLLSRRVCQGLTSGVWIGASVNALIITAFIMHLPYCSFKEINHFFCEVQALLKLSCSDTSQYETLLFVCSIIMFLIPSSTILASYAHILAAVLRMRSTRQEKALATCSSHLTVVCMFYGAGIFMYMRPSSYHSPEQDKIVSLFYTIVPPVLNPLIYSLRNRDVLHALRKWIGKCRHFQQD from the coding sequence ATGAAGAGTGAGAATGAAACTTCTTCAGCGGACTTCATTCTGCTGGGACTCCTGAGCCGGACCAATGTACACATGTTCTCCATGGCCATGATCTTATTAGCCTTCATCGCCACTTTGTCTGGGAATGCTCTTCTCATACTTCTAATCCAGGTGGACTCatcccttcacacccccatgtactttttcctaagTCAACTGGCCTCTGTGGACATCTGTCAGACCCTGATTGTTGTCCCCAAAAtggcagcagacttcctgacccCAGGCAACCCCActtctccagctggctgtggggctcagaTTTTCCTCACACTGACAATGGGAGGAGCAGAGTGCCTCCTCCTGGCAGTCATGGCTTATGACAGATATGTAGCTATCTGCAACCCCTTGCAATACCCTCTCCTCCTGAGCAGGAGAGTCTGTCAGGGCCTGACAAGTGGGGTCTGGATTGGGGCATCTGTAAATGCCTTAATTATTACAGCTTTTATTATGCACTTGCCCTACTGCAGCTTTAAAGAGATTAATCACTTCTTTTGTGAGGTCCAAGCCCTGCTCaaattgtcctgctctgacacatccCAATATGAGACCCTGCTGTTCGTGTGTAGCATCATTATGTTCCTTATCCCTTCTTCCACCATCCTAGCCTCTTACGCTCACATCCTTGCTGCAGTCCTGAGGATGAGGTCTACCAGACAGGAgaaagctctggccacctgctcctcccacctgacTGTGGTTTGCATGTTCTACGGGGCAGGcatcttcatgtacatgagacccagCTCCTACCACTCCCCAGAGCAAGACAAGATTGTGTCTCTATTTTACACCATTGTCCCCCCAGTACTGAAtccactcatctacagcctgagaaacagggatgtcttACATGCCCTCAGAAAATGGATTGGGAAATGCAGACACTTCCAGCAAGATTGA